From Nitrosopumilus zosterae, the proteins below share one genomic window:
- a CDS encoding MopE-related protein, with translation MTQLMLSLLLLTVVGFSMVGIHDSFAADYSVEDDDCGASGGFPGSWNDDNEVCELDNDFVLTSDDELEITEVTLVIPNSISLENSGSIFMDEAGLTVDGTLNNLAEMEFATVEFNISGDLINSGTIAMSDSSFEVSATGTIENLADGIINNQDTPIGISGELNNYGELQNFGGYNIGLNGKLTNFGTINTDDDREFTISGFLHNTESGNFIQSQGIFTNKGLVENYASDSSGGQFHLSSGNPFITTKVNVEGTLRILQNSEFLNEAEIKLKNPGRIEIFGTLQNDGILQNGQIISPAALCGKIIGNTVSGTPPVDKCPIKSITISSPATNSKHGNVVPVTFTGTAIDVNAYGNEVPVTSSIIWTKTPLPQLTNQNGGSVSNQITTIGANTIRATVTDSGGNTKFTTITINIFNDVDGDGYLSAPNGNDCNDNNATINPGATEVFGDAIDNNCDGVVDNGFTDGDSDGYVEETLNVLPGFTDCDDNNAAINPGATEVFDDIDNNCDGVVDEGFTDFDMDGYATTTAGPQAIDCDDNNAAINPGATEVFDDIDNNCDGVVDEGFTDFDMDGYATTTAGPQAIDCDDNNAAINPGATEVFGDAIDNNCDGSIDNGFTDGDSDGYVEETLNVLSGFTDCDDNNAAINPGATEVFGDAIDNNCDGSIDNGFTDGDSDGYVEETLNVLSGFTDCDDNNAAINPGATEIGGNGIDDNCDGTIDDGVDEDGDGWVTGPGLGFDCHDRIQTDPESIYFGIDPAEINPDAAEIIGDNVDNNCDDTTDEIVLITFGDSYVSDGDSVLSIPAIGILENDIIPFYTETVPVVYPVSALLPVDVNLETQSTKGNAALNSDGSFTYSPTDPLFGSDSFEYSISYLNSDNELIQSDISTVNLTQKFCGKDISEFDNVIVGTDSKDNLNGSNDDDLILGLGGNDKINGKKGNDCIYGGDGNDNINGHDGNDEIHGGDGNDKIRGHAGDDKLFGDNGDDNITGNNGMDEIHGGDGNDKIVGNQDDDKLFGDNGDDNITGNNGMDEIHGGDGNDKIVGNQDDDKLFGDNGDDRITGNNGDDVIDGGNDYDYCKGNNGVNTIVNCEDDDRKDDKHDDKDDRKDDKHDDKDDRKDDKHDDKDDRKDDNKGKGRK, from the coding sequence ATGACACAGTTGATGCTTTCATTACTATTGTTAACTGTAGTCGGTTTTAGTATGGTTGGAATTCATGATTCATTCGCTGCTGATTATAGTGTTGAAGATGATGATTGTGGCGCATCTGGTGGATTTCCTGGATCATGGAATGATGATAACGAAGTATGTGAACTTGATAATGATTTTGTCCTTACTAGCGATGATGAGTTGGAGATTACTGAAGTTACACTTGTTATACCAAATTCTATCTCGCTTGAAAACAGTGGATCAATATTCATGGATGAGGCCGGTCTTACAGTAGATGGAACTTTGAATAATTTAGCAGAGATGGAATTTGCTACCGTTGAGTTTAACATCTCTGGTGATCTGATTAATTCTGGAACCATCGCTATGTCAGATTCTAGTTTTGAGGTATCTGCAACTGGAACCATTGAGAATTTAGCTGATGGCATTATTAATAATCAGGATACACCCATAGGCATATCTGGTGAATTAAACAATTATGGTGAACTACAAAATTTTGGGGGATATAATATTGGATTAAATGGTAAATTGACAAATTTTGGTACAATAAATACCGATGATGATCGGGAGTTTACCATATCGGGTTTTTTGCATAACACAGAGTCTGGAAATTTTATCCAGTCACAAGGCATATTTACAAACAAAGGATTAGTTGAAAACTATGCATCTGATTCATCTGGTGGGCAATTTCACCTATCATCTGGTAATCCTTTTATAACTACAAAAGTTAACGTTGAAGGAACACTAAGAATTTTACAAAATAGCGAATTTTTAAACGAAGCAGAAATTAAACTAAAAAATCCTGGCAGGATTGAAATTTTTGGTACTCTACAAAATGATGGCATTCTACAAAATGGACAAATTATATCTCCAGCAGCACTTTGTGGAAAGATTATAGGAAATACAGTTTCTGGAACTCCTCCAGTGGACAAGTGTCCAATCAAATCAATTACCATATCTTCTCCAGCAACTAACAGTAAACATGGCAATGTAGTTCCTGTAACTTTTACTGGAACTGCTATCGATGTTAATGCCTATGGTAATGAAGTTCCTGTTACATCATCAATTATCTGGACTAAAACACCTTTGCCACAACTAACTAATCAAAATGGCGGCTCAGTTTCCAACCAAATAACCACTATTGGCGCTAATACTATCAGAGCAACTGTTACAGATTCTGGCGGCAATACAAAATTTACTACTATCACAATAAATATTTTCAATGATGTTGATGGGGATGGATACCTATCTGCACCAAATGGCAATGACTGTAATGATAACAATGCAACAATCAACCCCGGCGCAACCGAAGTATTTGGTGATGCAATAGACAACAACTGTGATGGGGTAGTTGATAATGGATTCACCGATGGTGACTCTGATGGTTATGTAGAGGAAACACTAAACGTCTTACCAGGATTCACTGACTGTGATGATAACAATGCAGCAATCAACCCCGGCGCAACCGAAGTATTTGACGACATAGACAACAACTGTGATGGGGTAGTTGATGAGGGATTCACCGATTTTGATATGGACGGCTACGCTACAACAACTGCAGGTCCTCAAGCAATAGACTGTGATGATAACAATGCAGCAATCAACCCCGGCGCAACCGAAGTATTTGACGACATAGACAACAACTGTGATGGGGTAGTTGATGAGGGATTCACCGATTTTGATATGGACGGCTACGCTACAACAACTGCAGGTCCTCAAGCAATAGACTGTGATGATAACAATGCAGCAATCAACCCCGGCGCAACCGAAGTATTTGGTGATGCAATAGACAACAACTGTGATGGCAGTATTGATAATGGATTCACCGATGGTGACTCTGATGGTTATGTAGAGGAAACACTAAACGTCTTATCAGGATTCACTGACTGTGATGATAACAATGCAGCAATCAACCCCGGCGCAACCGAAGTATTTGGTGATGCAATAGACAACAACTGTGATGGCAGTATTGATAATGGATTCACCGATGGTGACTCTGATGGTTATGTAGAGGAAACACTAAACGTCTTATCAGGATTCACTGACTGTGATGATAACAATGCAGCAATCAACCCAGGTGCAACCGAAATAGGCGGAAATGGAATTGATGATAATTGTGATGGAACTATAGATGATGGTGTAGATGAAGATGGCGATGGTTGGGTTACTGGACCAGGACTAGGATTTGATTGTCATGATAGGATTCAAACTGATCCTGAATCAATATATTTTGGAATAGATCCTGCAGAAATTAATCCAGATGCTGCTGAAATCATTGGTGATAATGTTGATAACAACTGTGATGACACCACTGATGAAATAGTTCTGATTACTTTTGGTGATTCTTATGTTTCAGATGGAGATTCTGTACTTTCTATACCTGCAATTGGAATATTAGAAAATGACATAATTCCATTCTATACAGAAACAGTACCTGTAGTGTATCCAGTATCTGCACTTCTTCCTGTAGATGTCAACTTGGAAACTCAATCAACCAAAGGTAATGCCGCATTAAATTCAGATGGAAGTTTTACTTATTCTCCAACCGATCCTCTCTTTGGTTCTGACTCGTTTGAATATTCCATATCATATCTAAATTCTGATAATGAACTAATTCAGAGTGACATTTCAACTGTTAACTTGACACAGAAATTCTGTGGAAAGGACATCAGTGAATTTGATAATGTGATTGTTGGAACAGACTCGAAAGACAATCTTAACGGCAGTAATGATGATGACTTGATTCTAGGCTTGGGTGGAAATGACAAAATTAATGGAAAGAAAGGTAATGATTGTATCTATGGTGGAGACGGAAACGACAACATTAACGGGCATGACGGAAATGATGAAATTCACGGTGGAGACGGCAATGACAAGATTAGAGGACATGCTGGTGATGATAAATTATTTGGAGATAACGGTGATGACAATATCACTGGAAACAATGGAATGGATGAAATTCACGGTGGAGATGGAAACGACAAAATTGTAGGAAACCAAGACGATGATAAATTATTTGGAGATAACGGTGATGACAATATCACTGGAAACAATGGAATGGATGAAATTCACGGTGGAGATGGAAACGACAAAATTGTAGGAAACCAAGACGATGATAAATTATTTGGAGATAACGGTGATGATCGTATAACTGGTAATAATGGTGATGACGTGATTGATGGCGGAAATGATTATGATTATTGTAAAGGTAACAACGGAGTAAACACTATTGTTAATTGTGAAGATGATGACAGAAAAGATGACAAACATGATGACAAAGATGACAGAAAAGATGACAAACATGATGACAAAGATGACAGAAAAGATGACAAACATGATGACAAAGATGACAGAAAAGATGACAACAAAGGAAAAGGACGAAAGTAA